One window of Thermocoleostomius sinensis A174 genomic DNA carries:
- a CDS encoding MarC family protein: MDVSIVIRTFVAVFVLADAIGNAPILLILTKGMDAEQRNQVVDRATLVATAVLLIFAFIGQPILNYLHISIASLQVAGGLLLLLIALDMLNGKIEEPIVEQDRDVAITPLALPLLAGPGTLTTVMLLMSQEPNAHASVIFGIVAAMLVSWLIFRQANRVSHWIGAEGAIIATKILGFLLAALAIELGSEGIRTLFFT; the protein is encoded by the coding sequence ATGGATGTGTCGATCGTGATTCGGACCTTTGTGGCGGTGTTTGTTTTAGCCGATGCGATCGGCAATGCACCAATCTTGCTAATTCTGACGAAGGGGATGGATGCAGAGCAGCGCAATCAAGTCGTCGATCGAGCGACCCTTGTGGCAACGGCCGTTTTATTAATCTTTGCCTTTATCGGGCAGCCTATCCTGAATTACTTGCATATTAGTATTGCTTCGCTGCAAGTAGCCGGAGGATTGCTGTTACTGCTGATTGCGCTTGATATGCTGAACGGCAAAATCGAAGAGCCGATTGTCGAACAAGATCGCGATGTGGCGATTACGCCCTTGGCTCTACCACTATTGGCTGGTCCTGGTACGCTAACAACCGTTATGCTGTTGATGTCCCAAGAACCCAATGCCCACGCTAGCGTGATTTTTGGGATTGTGGCCGCCATGCTGGTAAGCTGGTTAATTTTTCGGCAAGCGAACCGGGTTTCCCATTGGATTGGAGCAGAAGGTGCCATCATTGCCACCAAAATTTTGGGATTTTTGCTGGCGGCTCTAGCGATCGAGCTTGGCAGTGAGGGCATTCGCACCTTGTTCTTCACCTGA
- a CDS encoding ABC transporter permease, protein MSLVRTRPLRQFVGLSSLSRQMMAIGVLITLVFVLAAVFAPLLQSWGVIQDPLEALANPIHQPPSVEHWFGTSRQGYDVFSRTLFGSRVALQVVILATLLGLVTGVPLGMVSGYIGGRLDRTVLFFMDIISTLPTLLLSVTLAFVVGRGVWNAAIALSIAYIPQYYRVVRNHTVSVKTELFIEAAQAMGASTWRVLRRYLFFNVIQSVPVLFTLNAAEAVLVLGGLGFLGLGLPEGTPEWGRDLQYALDALPTGIWWTALFPGLALTLLVVGLSLIGEGLNELINPLARQE, encoded by the coding sequence ATGTCCCTTGTAAGAACCCGCCCGCTGCGGCAATTTGTTGGATTATCCAGTCTATCGCGTCAAATGATGGCGATCGGCGTGCTAATCACCCTCGTATTTGTCTTGGCAGCTGTATTTGCACCACTATTGCAATCTTGGGGCGTCATTCAAGATCCGCTCGAAGCGTTGGCGAATCCCATTCATCAACCCCCATCGGTAGAGCACTGGTTTGGTACAAGTCGGCAGGGCTATGATGTGTTCTCGCGCACGTTGTTTGGCAGTCGCGTCGCGCTACAGGTGGTGATTTTGGCTACACTGCTGGGATTGGTGACAGGTGTTCCTCTGGGCATGGTCAGCGGCTACATTGGCGGACGGCTCGATCGCACCGTGCTGTTTTTCATGGACATCATTTCGACGTTGCCAACGTTGTTACTGTCTGTCACCCTAGCGTTTGTGGTGGGTCGGGGGGTGTGGAATGCGGCGATCGCCCTCAGCATTGCCTACATTCCGCAATATTATCGAGTGGTCCGCAATCATACCGTCAGTGTCAAAACTGAGCTATTCATTGAGGCGGCCCAAGCAATGGGGGCCTCGACGTGGCGGGTTCTGAGGCGCTATCTTTTCTTTAATGTGATTCAAAGTGTTCCGGTGTTGTTTACCCTCAATGCAGCAGAAGCGGTGCTGGTTTTGGGTGGACTGGGCTTTTTAGGGTTAGGACTGCCTGAAGGTACACCAGAATGGGGCCGCGATCTGCAATATGCCTTGGATGCTTTGCCAACAGGCATTTGGTGGACAGCCCTGTTTCCAGGGCTAGCTTTAACGCTGCTGGTAGTAGGTCTGTCGCTGATTGGCGAAGGCTTAAATGAGTTAATTAATCCTTTGGCTCGGCAAGAATGA
- a CDS encoding DUF4346 domain-containing protein → MIPSTQKLSAEELVALDHKLSNRYIELDPAGYFIIYVDREAGLICAKHYTNTINDKGLACDPETGEPLPCNSKVERVPTRIYAGRTAKELCIQIFEETQPCPLTYLDHAAYLGREFVRAEMALLTGQDYIQD, encoded by the coding sequence ATGATTCCATCTACACAAAAACTATCGGCTGAGGAGCTAGTTGCCCTCGATCATAAACTCTCTAACCGCTACATCGAACTTGATCCGGCTGGTTACTTTATCATTTATGTCGATCGTGAAGCCGGACTCATTTGCGCGAAACATTACACGAATACAATCAACGATAAGGGGCTGGCTTGTGATCCTGAAACCGGTGAACCCTTGCCTTGCAACAGTAAAGTAGAGCGGGTTCCAACTCGAATTTATGCAGGTAGAACCGCGAAAGAATTGTGCATTCAGATATTTGAAGAGACCCAACCCTGCCCCCTAACATACCTAGACCATGCGGCTTATTTGGGGCGGGAATTTGTGCGGGCGGAAATGGCGCTGCTGACAGGACAAGACTATATCCAGGATTGA
- a CDS encoding 2TM domain-containing protein, which yields MSSSAVGLSRIEGIAIPHLQSVAMMNELYRSEDAQQILQIAMARQTDEGELTRTQLYEIAAELNISIADMEAAEQQWLARQGEEAERTAFIRFRQSKFQRRLAKYAIVNVFLISLNLLTAPGMLWSLYVALFWGIGVALDAWKTYWVGDIEFEEAFENWRQRQQLKRSVSTVLNRFNRWIAS from the coding sequence ATGAGTTCGTCTGCTGTTGGGCTGAGTAGAATAGAAGGGATAGCTATTCCTCATTTACAATCCGTTGCCATGATGAACGAGTTGTACCGCTCAGAAGACGCCCAGCAAATTTTGCAAATTGCAATGGCTCGTCAAACAGACGAAGGCGAACTCACTCGCACTCAGCTTTATGAGATTGCGGCAGAGTTGAATATTTCGATCGCCGATATGGAAGCAGCAGAACAACAGTGGTTAGCACGGCAAGGTGAGGAAGCAGAACGGACTGCGTTCATTCGATTTCGGCAAAGCAAGTTTCAGCGACGACTGGCGAAATATGCGATCGTCAATGTGTTTCTGATTTCCCTGAATTTACTGACTGCTCCAGGAATGTTGTGGTCGCTGTATGTGGCGCTCTTCTGGGGAATTGGCGTCGCGCTAGATGCTTGGAAGACCTACTGGGTGGGCGATATAGAATTTGAGGAAGCCTTTGAAAACTGGCGACAGCGGCAACAACTGAAGCGATCGGTTTCGACAGTGCTCAATCGCTTCAATCGCTGGATTGCGAGTTGA
- a CDS encoding (2Fe-2S) ferredoxin domain-containing protein encodes MSSPKRRCVLVCQHRSCARNGAADVLATFQQAAPCEVFVSGSDCLGQCASGPTVQVMPDGTWYCRIKPSDVAAIVEQHLQNNQPIANLLHPRFHPRYDSPLV; translated from the coding sequence ATGTCTTCCCCAAAGCGGCGATGCGTTTTAGTTTGTCAACACCGATCGTGTGCTCGTAACGGAGCCGCCGACGTTCTAGCCACTTTTCAGCAAGCTGCACCATGCGAAGTGTTTGTCAGTGGTAGTGATTGCTTGGGACAATGTGCATCTGGTCCAACGGTGCAGGTGATGCCCGACGGTACATGGTATTGTCGAATTAAGCCCAGCGATGTAGCGGCGATCGTTGAGCAACATTTGCAGAACAATCAACCGATCGCGAATCTTCTGCATCCGCGGTTCCATCCGCGTTACGATAGTCCGCTTGTATAG
- a CDS encoding histone deacetylase family protein yields MDLPIVYHPNYVVPLPDNHRFPMPKFRQLYEMLIADQVVHPCQFHVPELPSNETIACVHTPEYVQAYCDGTLDAKAQRRIGLPWSPALVKRTCIAVGGTILTARLALECGLACNTAGGTHHAFPSYGSGFCIFNDLAIAARVLLSEGVVERILVIDLDVHQGDGTAFIFQADARVFTFSMHCAVNFPGTKQQSDLDVPLIAGMGDDAYLQLLGNYLPDLLSHVNPDLVLYDAGVDVHISDRLGKLALSDRGIFCREMQVLSTCVSQGYPVACVIGGGYGDDMQALVYRHSLVHRAASDVYRQYRL; encoded by the coding sequence ATGGATTTGCCGATCGTCTATCATCCCAACTATGTGGTACCGCTACCTGACAACCATCGCTTCCCGATGCCCAAATTTCGGCAGTTATACGAAATGCTGATAGCTGACCAAGTGGTGCATCCCTGCCAGTTTCATGTTCCAGAATTACCGTCAAATGAGACGATTGCATGTGTGCACACTCCTGAATATGTACAGGCTTATTGTGACGGAACGTTAGATGCCAAAGCCCAGCGACGCATTGGACTACCATGGAGTCCGGCGTTGGTGAAGCGCACTTGTATAGCTGTGGGCGGAACGATCCTCACGGCTCGATTGGCGTTAGAGTGCGGCTTAGCCTGTAACACGGCGGGTGGAACCCACCATGCCTTTCCCAGTTACGGCTCGGGGTTTTGTATTTTCAATGATTTGGCGATCGCCGCTCGCGTATTGTTGTCTGAAGGTGTAGTTGAAAGAATCTTAGTTATAGATTTAGACGTTCATCAAGGTGATGGTACAGCTTTTATTTTTCAAGCTGATGCACGTGTCTTTACATTTTCAATGCATTGTGCTGTTAATTTTCCAGGAACGAAACAACAGAGCGATCTAGATGTTCCCCTAATAGCGGGAATGGGTGATGATGCTTATTTGCAACTATTAGGTAACTATTTGCCCGATTTATTGTCGCATGTCAATCCTGATTTGGTTCTCTATGATGCTGGAGTAGATGTGCATATTAGCGATCGGCTTGGTAAGTTGGCGTTGAGCGATCGGGGAATTTTTTGTCGAGAAATGCAGGTATTAAGTACCTGCGTATCACAAGGCTATCCAGTGGCATGCGTAATTGGCGGTGGCTATGGAGACGATATGCAAGCCTTAGTGTATCGACATTCACTAGTGCATCGCGCCGCCAGTGATGTGTATCGACAGTACCGACTTTAG